The Ignavibacteriota bacterium genome contains a region encoding:
- a CDS encoding TonB-dependent receptor has translation MVSQKQNEDAKGEISGLILHKETQEPLFGANITLSGTKLGASTDDNGMFRIQNVPPGTFNVKSSLIGFEQYIMTDVVVNGIKPTEITILMQESRIQFEGVEVSAGYFQKNSETPVSTQQQSAEEIRRLPGGQEDVVRAISILPGVAQVQAGRNDLIVRGGAPSENLFLIDNLDVPNINHFGTQGASGGPLSYVNLDFVEATSFSTGGFGVKYGDKLSSVLNISLREGRKDRFGGKLTLAATQFGASIEGPVNEQTNMLFSVRRSYLDFLFKAAGFGFVPEYWDYLAKVSSKLDSKNQLSFIGIAAIDRVRLFNETEDQRFKNSRILAADQNQVVSGATWKRLFTSGYSTVTLGQRYNEYQYRQNDSLLNPIFFSSTYERELSLRGEVVLQLSSMSDASFGFQARNIGFSTGLTLPNYRSSFGDSLNLQTARETTGWKTGFYTQLATTFGHFNLVAGTRIDNFSLIEQAWVFAPRLSLRYAVTSKMNINTSIGKYFQAPSSVWLVSDESNKQLTNIRVEQVILGAEYLLLDDFKLSAEGYMKHYSDYPVSLRRPYVVLANSGAGFGGSEEGFTSFGVEPLGSSGSGISRGVELFLQKKLSDISCYGTVSLSYNESFFTALDGIERPGSFDQRWILNFGGGYVLNERWEFGAKFRFATGRPYTPYAPDGSQQPFLYNSKRVGINHSLDIRVDRRWSFPNWILITYVDIQNVYNKKPADIPRYNTRLGKVEENDSIGILPSIGISAEF, from the coding sequence ATGGTTTCACAGAAACAGAATGAAGATGCGAAAGGAGAAATCTCCGGGCTTATACTACACAAAGAAACACAAGAGCCTCTCTTCGGTGCGAACATAACTCTTTCGGGAACTAAACTTGGCGCATCAACGGATGATAACGGAATGTTTCGGATTCAGAATGTTCCTCCCGGTACGTTCAATGTTAAAAGTTCACTCATCGGTTTTGAACAATACATCATGACCGATGTTGTCGTGAACGGAATCAAACCGACAGAGATAACTATCCTGATGCAGGAATCGAGAATTCAATTTGAGGGAGTAGAGGTGAGCGCCGGTTATTTTCAAAAAAATTCCGAGACTCCGGTGAGTACGCAACAACAATCAGCCGAAGAAATTCGTCGTTTACCCGGAGGACAGGAAGATGTCGTGCGGGCAATTTCCATTCTCCCCGGTGTTGCGCAGGTTCAGGCAGGAAGAAATGATTTAATCGTACGCGGCGGCGCACCATCAGAAAATCTCTTTCTGATTGACAATCTTGATGTTCCCAACATCAATCATTTCGGAACTCAAGGGGCGAGCGGCGGTCCGCTGAGTTATGTGAATCTTGATTTTGTCGAAGCAACATCGTTTTCCACTGGTGGATTTGGCGTAAAATATGGAGATAAACTTTCGTCTGTGCTGAATATTTCTTTACGCGAAGGAAGAAAAGACAGGTTCGGAGGAAAACTTACGCTTGCTGCAACTCAGTTTGGCGCATCTATCGAAGGTCCGGTAAACGAACAAACGAATATGTTGTTTTCTGTCCGAAGAAGTTATCTTGATTTTCTTTTTAAGGCGGCGGGGTTCGGGTTTGTGCCGGAGTATTGGGATTATCTGGCGAAGGTGTCTTCTAAACTTGATTCAAAGAATCAACTTTCGTTTATCGGTATTGCCGCTATAGATAGAGTTCGCTTGTTCAATGAAACGGAAGACCAGAGGTTTAAGAATTCAAGAATATTAGCCGCCGATCAAAATCAAGTTGTTTCCGGTGCGACATGGAAACGCTTGTTTACTTCGGGCTATTCAACCGTTACACTGGGACAGCGATACAATGAATATCAATACCGGCAGAACGATTCTTTACTCAACCCGATATTTTTCAGTTCAACATACGAGCGCGAACTTTCCCTGCGCGGCGAAGTGGTTCTTCAACTGTCATCAATGTCTGACGCATCATTCGGTTTTCAAGCACGGAACATTGGATTTTCGACAGGATTAACACTTCCAAATTATCGTTCTTCATTTGGCGATAGTCTTAATCTGCAAACAGCACGGGAAACTACCGGTTGGAAAACAGGTTTTTACACACAACTTGCAACGACCTTTGGACATTTCAACCTCGTTGCTGGTACACGTATTGATAATTTTTCTCTTATTGAACAAGCATGGGTATTCGCCCCGAGACTCTCTCTCCGGTATGCTGTTACTTCAAAGATGAACATTAACACAAGCATTGGAAAATATTTTCAGGCTCCCTCGTCGGTCTGGCTTGTATCTGATGAATCGAACAAACAATTAACCAATATCAGAGTTGAACAAGTAATACTCGGGGCCGAATATCTGTTACTCGATGATTTCAAACTCAGCGCGGAAGGATATATGAAGCATTACTCAGATTATCCGGTAAGCCTTCGACGTCCGTATGTAGTTCTTGCAAATTCGGGGGCAGGTTTTGGCGGGAGTGAAGAGGGGTTCACTTCGTTCGGTGTTGAACCGCTGGGAAGTAGCGGAAGTGGTATATCCCGCGGAGTTGAATTGTTCCTTCAAAAAAAGTTGTCTGATATATCTTGCTATGGAACGGTAAGTTTGAGTTACAACGAATCGTTTTTCACCGCGCTTGATGGGATAGAACGACCGGGAAGTTTTGACCAGCGTTGGATATTAAACTTCGGCGGCGGATATGTTCTGAACGAACGATGGGAGTTCGGGGCAAAATTCCGATTTGCAACAGGTCGTCCGTACACACCATACGCACCGGATGGTTCTCAACAACCATTTTTATACAATTCAAAACGCGTCGGCATCAATCATAGTTTAGACATACGGGTTGACAGGCGATGGTCGTTCCCAAACTGGATATTGATTACGTACGTTGATATTCAGAATGTGTACAACAAAAAGCCCGCTGATATTCCGCGGTATAACACGCGGCTCGGGAAGGTTGAAGAAAATGACTCGATAGGAATTCTCCCTTCCATCGGAATCAGTGCAGAGTTTTAA
- a CDS encoding PD-(D/E)XK nuclease family protein, whose translation MNNVTILSPEVGLLEEILSRLNSDERDYSNTIIVFPGKRPAHVLRKMMAERHQSSYIPPRIFSFETFIGFLHRELLGIHTKKLETADALSFLYDVHSEAQEKVGAEHFVSLDAFVPVGMQLFRELEEVALANLLLPRVKEVLSSVEFLKFHALSYYYESFYKRVVEYGYSTKATSYRTVAGKIGEINLEQFQQIIFAGFYAFTNTEKKIITNLLERENVSFIFQDGIGLQQQLQHIGIPTKEGKLQNSKTPSLHYSTTPLLHFVKAPDTHGQTFALAAELQKKVEEQRVDEKTAIVLPGSEALFPVFHHALSLIPDENYNIALGYPLMRTPAYGFLNSLMELLGSAFHGKFSPKSYLKFVLHPYTKNIRFGKRSDVTRILFHSLEEHLLEHRSKALFTLEEIENDAEFFEETLKRLAGIGEEISSEQLREHLCTIHHHTIRKLNEFSSIGEFARRAIAVLTYIFEHSTANLHPYFRPYVERLIEALDGLSTSLLAGKRFEDPLAYFTLVRSLIASESVPFSGTPLKGLQTLGLLETRNLKFDTLYILDANDDVLPGSRSEDMLLPQPVRKLLGLETSRDREQLIEYYFTLAIQSAKEVHLFYTETEAGGKEKSRFVEKLLWQLQQRDGNVDVKSYEHVAKYHVRLANEKPEPIKKTREMIHRLRQRIQFSAHSLDTYLKCQLRFYYQNVLRLRERSEASEDVDNLEIGNIVHGVLAEYFKPFEGKPIAIELLTQERMVSVVGEYFKQNFGDDLTGTAFLLKRQIGAQLWQFIEKYQLPLATKENIIISGLEKPVSVEKNGYTFTGRIDRVELRGERYYIFDYKTGKDDSHVSIKLEKLNPNDSSTWCEAIQSFQLPMYMLLYNELTRKGIDKIKPAFLFLGKKEIDETIEVGLGDEELSDAEVYRKVEPLIFRIIEEIFDVKEEFLPTEDLEKQCPDCPYKTMCGTEWVRGWKT comes from the coding sequence ATGAATAACGTGACCATTCTTTCGCCGGAAGTCGGTTTACTTGAAGAAATACTTTCCCGTTTGAATTCCGATGAGCGGGATTACTCGAACACCATAATAGTGTTTCCCGGAAAACGTCCCGCACATGTCCTCCGGAAAATGATGGCCGAGCGGCATCAGTCGAGTTACATTCCACCGCGTATTTTTTCGTTTGAAACATTCATCGGGTTTCTGCATCGTGAACTGCTTGGCATTCACACAAAGAAACTTGAAACGGCAGATGCGCTATCGTTTCTCTATGATGTGCATAGTGAAGCGCAGGAAAAAGTCGGCGCTGAACATTTCGTTTCGCTCGATGCGTTTGTGCCGGTCGGGATGCAGTTGTTCCGTGAGTTGGAAGAAGTCGCTCTTGCAAATCTTCTGCTTCCAAGAGTGAAGGAGGTTCTTTCATCGGTTGAATTTCTGAAATTCCATGCGTTAAGTTACTACTACGAAAGTTTTTACAAGCGCGTCGTGGAGTATGGATATTCCACGAAGGCAACATCGTACAGAACCGTAGCAGGCAAAATTGGAGAAATCAATCTCGAACAGTTTCAGCAAATCATTTTTGCAGGATTCTACGCGTTCACAAACACGGAGAAGAAAATAATCACCAATCTTCTTGAACGGGAAAATGTTTCTTTCATCTTTCAGGATGGAATCGGTTTACAACAGCAGTTGCAACACATTGGAATACCAACAAAAGAAGGGAAACTCCAAAACTCCAAAACTCCATCACTCCACTACTCCACTACCCCGCTACTCCATTTTGTTAAGGCTCCCGACACGCACGGACAAACGTTTGCCCTCGCGGCTGAACTTCAAAAGAAGGTAGAAGAACAGCGTGTGGATGAGAAAACCGCGATTGTACTTCCGGGTTCTGAAGCGTTGTTTCCTGTTTTCCATCATGCTCTCTCGCTGATTCCTGATGAAAACTATAACATCGCACTCGGTTATCCGCTTATGCGAACTCCCGCCTACGGATTTCTTAACAGTCTGATGGAATTACTTGGCTCGGCGTTTCACGGGAAGTTTTCACCCAAGAGTTATTTGAAATTCGTCCTTCATCCGTACACGAAGAACATCCGTTTCGGAAAACGTTCGGATGTTACACGCATTCTTTTTCATTCGCTTGAGGAACATTTGCTTGAACATCGTTCGAAGGCGTTGTTCACGCTTGAGGAGATTGAAAACGATGCGGAGTTTTTTGAAGAGACATTAAAACGACTTGCGGGCATCGGTGAAGAAATATCAAGCGAACAACTTCGTGAACATCTCTGTACGATTCATCATCATACAATCAGGAAATTAAATGAATTCAGTTCCATCGGCGAGTTTGCGCGCCGGGCGATTGCAGTTCTTACCTACATCTTTGAACATAGCACGGCAAATCTTCATCCGTATTTCCGTCCGTATGTCGAGCGATTGATAGAAGCGTTGGATGGATTATCAACATCGCTTCTTGCAGGAAAACGATTTGAAGACCCGCTGGCATATTTCACTCTTGTGCGAAGTCTCATCGCATCCGAATCCGTTCCGTTCTCAGGAACGCCGTTGAAAGGATTGCAAACACTCGGTTTGTTGGAAACGCGCAACCTGAAATTCGACACTCTGTACATCCTCGATGCAAACGATGATGTTCTTCCCGGCTCACGAAGTGAAGACATGTTGCTTCCGCAACCTGTCAGGAAATTACTGGGATTGGAAACCTCCCGCGACCGCGAGCAGTTGATTGAATATTACTTTACACTTGCAATTCAATCAGCAAAAGAAGTACATCTCTTCTACACCGAAACAGAAGCAGGCGGAAAAGAGAAAAGCCGCTTCGTTGAAAAATTGCTCTGGCAGTTACAGCAACGAGATGGCAACGTGGATGTGAAATCGTATGAACACGTTGCCAAATACCATGTCCGGCTTGCAAACGAAAAACCGGAGCCAATCAAAAAGACAAGAGAAATGATTCATCGGTTGCGGCAACGAATTCAGTTCAGCGCGCACTCGTTGGATACCTATCTCAAATGTCAGTTGAGATTTTATTATCAGAATGTTTTGCGGTTGCGGGAACGAAGTGAAGCGAGTGAGGATGTTGACAATCTGGAAATCGGCAACATCGTGCATGGCGTTCTCGCGGAATACTTCAAACCGTTTGAAGGAAAACCAATTGCAATTGAACTTCTCACTCAGGAGCGAATGGTAAGTGTAGTTGGTGAATATTTCAAACAGAATTTTGGTGATGATTTAACCGGGACAGCATTTCTTCTTAAGCGGCAAATAGGAGCGCAACTTTGGCAGTTTATTGAAAAGTATCAATTACCGTTAGCTACAAAGGAGAATATCATCATCAGCGGTTTAGAGAAACCGGTGAGCGTTGAGAAAAACGGTTATACATTCACCGGAAGAATTGACCGTGTCGAGTTGCGCGGCGAGCGATATTACATATTTGATTACAAAACAGGAAAAGATGATTCGCATGTCAGCATCAAATTGGAAAAACTCAACCCGAATGATTCATCAACATGGTGCGAAGCGATTCAATCGTTCCAACTTCCGATGTACATGCTTCTCTATAATGAATTGACAAGAAAAGGAATTGATAAAATTAAGCCCGCATTTCTGTTTCTTGGCAAAAAAGAAATTGATGAAACGATTGAAGTCGGTTTGGGTGATGAGGAATTATCAGATGCAGAAGTGTATCGTAAGGTTGAGCCGCTCATCTTCAGAATTATTGAAGAAATCTTTGACGTGAAAGAAGAGTTTCTTCCAACAGAAGATTTGGAGAAACAGTGTCCCGATTGTCCATACAAAACAATGTGCGGGACGGAGTGGGTGCGGGGATGGAAAACCTGA
- a CDS encoding UvrD-helicase domain-containing protein: MHAILEHDSTLALPNLTLVTASAGSGKTHTLTLRYLQLLLSTKIPFNNLKNILAMTFTNNAASEMKQRILAYLKYTILHPEKEEVKQLSEVLSLDRETLQTRAAFRLNEILDNYSDFQVQTIDSFITRLLRVSALELGFSPDFQIVFDSKAILDDAFDVLFRDLSFDTRKQQLVERVIQLVSEAQDGKSKYLWDPFQKLTKEVGEVHQRLSAFASLPLIEEQQETFRQLQAEIIEKIISIGRVADTPGVIVSKNYQRIMATAGEGDVERLLGWKLGQKVLNKSSHPQLAKIEAEIARLQDELALIVGNYFEAKARAYYVPFVQTHLQLLNAIEQVKRLRGEVHLGDANKLLAGRLRNEIVPEVYFTLGERIHHFLIDEFQDTAPIQWAVLRPLIEESLAKLGSLFIVGDTKQSIYTFRGADWQIMARMLKRDEFRSVATQRKELTTNWRSTEAIVGFAKKVFHEIIPAQGLGDVAKLSGLVSFEQNVYEKGKGKGYVEVFKFEVPDEEPLETESPEREKLLSVLQDCIRRGYRYCDIAILTPKNNDVVEVSRWLNESNIKFLSHSSLDIRTRTLTGELLALLRWLDSPVDDLSFASFLFGDIFRKTMERGFFEEDFHSFVHSCREEDARAPLYSSFKQSYSDLWEHYFDELFTLVGYLPVYDLVVELYRVFRLFEVFHEEEAALVKFLEVIKKFEETGNNNLKDFLEYAEENDADASWDLEKSSGEDAVTIMTVHKAKGLGFPIVIALLYDSRPKPNTMAITTGDDGVRLIRSTKHWSESSELLGAIYNEDAVKRNVDELNKLYVMLTRAREEMYVLSVQSKYATEPSSFLPENGFSLGSPMKREKKVEEKVHEASLLHQPSQGLKQATSIENIHPEDTTRGEIIHAVLSNIIVVDERLDAIIARSLDALQQQGYQIIDKETIAKHIKEFLAVKEVKEYFTPKQGRTIFTEQEIVGANGQLHRMDRLILDSDRVTVLDFKTGAEKESYIKQVQNYLFMVRQLYPKRKIEGALAYVDVKCVRRIA, translated from the coding sequence ATGCACGCTATTCTTGAACATGATTCGACTCTCGCCCTTCCGAACCTGACGCTGGTAACTGCCTCGGCAGGTTCCGGGAAAACGCACACGCTGACGCTGCGTTATCTCCAACTTCTCCTCTCGACGAAGATTCCGTTCAACAACCTGAAAAATATTCTCGCAATGACGTTCACCAACAACGCGGCAAGCGAGATGAAACAGAGAATCCTCGCGTATCTCAAGTACACAATTCTGCACCCCGAGAAAGAGGAAGTGAAACAACTGAGCGAGGTTCTTTCACTTGACAGAGAAACACTTCAAACCCGCGCCGCATTTCGTCTGAATGAAATCCTTGATAACTATTCCGACTTTCAGGTGCAGACGATTGACAGTTTCATTACGCGCTTGCTGAGAGTCTCCGCACTCGAACTCGGTTTCTCCCCCGATTTTCAAATCGTGTTTGATTCAAAAGCGATACTAGATGATGCGTTCGATGTGTTGTTCCGCGACCTTTCGTTCGATACGAGAAAGCAACAACTTGTCGAGCGGGTAATTCAACTTGTGAGCGAGGCGCAGGATGGGAAATCGAAATATCTCTGGGACCCGTTTCAGAAACTGACGAAGGAAGTCGGGGAAGTGCATCAACGGCTCTCTGCATTTGCATCGTTGCCGCTCATCGAAGAACAACAGGAAACGTTCCGGCAACTTCAGGCAGAAATCATCGAGAAAATAATTTCCATCGGAAGAGTTGCGGATACACCGGGCGTCATCGTTTCAAAAAATTATCAACGCATCATGGCAACTGCGGGAGAAGGAGATGTGGAGCGATTGCTCGGATGGAAACTCGGTCAGAAAGTTCTCAACAAATCTTCCCATCCTCAGTTGGCGAAGATTGAAGCCGAGATTGCACGCTTGCAGGATGAACTTGCGTTGATTGTCGGTAACTATTTTGAGGCGAAAGCGCGAGCGTATTATGTTCCGTTCGTGCAGACGCACCTGCAATTGCTAAACGCCATCGAACAAGTGAAGCGTCTGCGCGGCGAAGTCCATCTCGGCGACGCCAATAAATTGCTGGCAGGAAGATTGCGGAATGAAATTGTGCCGGAAGTCTATTTCACGCTCGGCGAACGTATTCATCATTTTTTGATTGACGAGTTTCAGGATACCGCGCCGATTCAGTGGGCAGTGCTTCGCCCGTTGATTGAGGAATCGCTTGCAAAACTCGGAAGCCTGTTCATCGTCGGCGATACGAAACAATCTATCTACACATTCCGCGGCGCCGATTGGCAAATCATGGCGCGGATGCTGAAGCGGGATGAGTTTCGTTCCGTTGCAACTCAGCGAAAAGAATTGACAACGAACTGGAGAAGCACGGAAGCGATTGTCGGGTTTGCAAAAAAAGTCTTTCACGAAATTATTCCGGCTCAGGGTTTGGGTGATGTTGCAAAGTTAAGCGGGCTTGTTTCGTTCGAGCAGAATGTCTATGAGAAAGGAAAGGGAAAAGGATACGTCGAGGTTTTCAAGTTCGAAGTTCCGGATGAAGAACCGTTAGAAACCGAATCGCCGGAGAGAGAAAAACTTCTCTCTGTTCTTCAGGATTGTATCCGTCGCGGCTACCGGTATTGCGACATCGCAATTCTTACTCCGAAAAATAATGATGTTGTAGAAGTCAGCCGGTGGTTGAATGAATCGAACATCAAATTCCTTTCGCACAGCAGTCTCGATATACGAACGAGAACACTGACGGGGGAATTGCTCGCGTTGCTTCGCTGGCTCGATTCTCCTGTTGATGATTTGTCGTTCGCGTCGTTCCTTTTCGGAGACATCTTCCGGAAAACAATGGAGCGCGGATTCTTCGAAGAGGATTTCCATTCCTTTGTTCATTCGTGCAGGGAGGAAGACGCACGTGCGCCGTTGTACAGTTCATTCAAACAATCTTACAGCGATTTGTGGGAACATTATTTCGATGAGTTGTTCACTCTCGTCGGTTACTTGCCGGTGTACGACCTTGTTGTCGAACTCTATCGGGTGTTCCGTTTGTTCGAGGTCTTCCATGAAGAAGAAGCCGCGCTGGTAAAGTTTCTGGAAGTCATCAAGAAATTTGAAGAAACGGGAAACAACAACCTGAAAGATTTTCTTGAGTATGCGGAGGAGAACGATGCCGATGCTTCGTGGGACCTCGAAAAATCATCGGGTGAAGATGCGGTGACAATCATGACGGTGCATAAAGCAAAGGGACTCGGTTTCCCCATAGTGATTGCTCTATTGTATGATAGCCGACCGAAGCCGAATACCATGGCAATCACAACCGGTGATGACGGTGTGCGGTTGATTCGCTCGACAAAACACTGGTCGGAATCGAGTGAACTGCTCGGTGCAATTTATAATGAGGATGCGGTGAAACGGAACGTGGACGAACTGAATAAACTGTATGTCATGTTGACGCGTGCGCGGGAAGAGATGTATGTTCTCAGCGTTCAATCAAAGTATGCAACGGAGCCGTCATCGTTCTTGCCGGAGAACGGATTCTCTCTCGGCTCTCCGATGAAGAGAGAGAAAAAGGTAGAGGAAAAAGTACATGAAGCATCGTTACTTCACCAACCGTCACAAGGATTGAAGCAAGCAACAAGCATTGAGAACATTCACCCGGAGGATACAACACGCGGGGAAATTATTCATGCCGTGTTATCAAACATTATTGTTGTTGATGAACGGCTCGATGCAATCATCGCGCGTTCATTGGATGCGTTGCAACAACAGGGCTATCAAATCATTGATAAAGAAACGATAGCAAAACACATCAAAGAATTTCTTGCAGTAAAAGAAGTGAAAGAATATTTCACGCCGAAGCAGGGACGAACGATTTTCACCGAGCAGGAAATTGTCGGAGCGAACGGGCAACTCCATCGGATGGACAGATTGATACTTGATAGCGACCGGGTTACAGTGCTTGATTTCAAAACCGGCGCGGAAAAGGAATCGTACATCAAACAGGTACAGAATTATTTATTTATGGTTCGTCAACTCTATCCAAAAAGAAAAATTGAAGGCGCGCTTGCGTATGTTGATGTGAAATGTGTCCGGAGGATTGCATGA
- a CDS encoding cobalamin B12-binding domain-containing protein has translation MVTPTLSTQELSSLLNVTETTIKRWAEDGKIPCTKTLGGHRKFFIHDVLEFAEKNGIPVSGISPPPMTNQQMEQLQLGIFTQNYNKIAEVFLQESLQGDDRGLLELLLYLSKHRIRLATITDEVIRPALVHIGDKWKSGQLEVHQEHRASQAILEALVRFAPNVHSKKTNKLSAVCACLEGEHHEIGLHALKFVLESEGWHVHYLGANTPTDTLLSFMKAMKPELICLSFTVVNKKKQFAQDVMNISRYARSYGAKVMVGGFYSALYTPEDFGCHHIANSATDALSYIKEVFQLKPGPRKQKPSGQA, from the coding sequence ATGGTAACGCCAACTCTTTCAACGCAAGAACTGTCTTCTCTTCTGAATGTCACCGAAACGACTATAAAGCGATGGGCAGAGGATGGAAAGATTCCGTGCACGAAAACACTGGGTGGACATCGGAAGTTTTTTATTCACGATGTCCTTGAATTTGCAGAAAAAAACGGAATCCCGGTCTCCGGAATTTCCCCGCCGCCGATGACGAATCAACAAATGGAGCAACTTCAACTTGGCATTTTTACTCAAAATTACAATAAGATTGCCGAGGTTTTTCTTCAGGAATCGCTTCAGGGGGATGACCGCGGGTTGCTCGAACTGCTTCTCTATCTGTCAAAACATCGAATTCGTCTTGCGACGATTACAGATGAAGTTATCAGACCTGCATTAGTTCATATCGGTGATAAATGGAAATCGGGGCAACTCGAAGTTCATCAGGAACACCGCGCATCACAGGCGATTCTTGAAGCGTTGGTTCGGTTTGCACCAAATGTCCATAGCAAGAAAACTAACAAACTTTCAGCAGTGTGTGCATGCCTGGAAGGAGAACATCACGAAATTGGTCTTCACGCATTGAAATTCGTTCTGGAAAGTGAAGGGTGGCATGTTCACTATCTTGGGGCAAATACTCCTACGGATACTCTGCTTTCTTTCATGAAAGCAATGAAGCCGGAATTAATTTGCCTCTCGTTTACTGTTGTGAATAAAAAGAAACAATTTGCACAGGACGTTATGAACATCAGTCGCTACGCCCGTTCATACGGAGCGAAAGTGATGGTCGGTGGTTTCTATTCTGCACTCTACACTCCCGAAGATTTCGGTTGCCATCATATTGCAAACTCAGCGACTGATGCATTAAGTTACATCAAAGAAGTGTTTCAATTAAAACCCGGACCAAGAAAACAGAAGCCTTCGGGTCAAGCATAA
- a CDS encoding response regulator transcription factor, which yields MKLRTSQNTTTHANLQLGNVQIFSYLLAELLRKLMEFTAEKIRVLIVDDHPMVIAGIKTFLAEYPQIQVIGESINGKEAIERAKTMLPDIILMDISMPVMNGLEATKIINKNLPTIDVIILTMHDDKEYIRQIFQCGAKGYVLKNAPQSDILKAIESVFRGDAFFSPEVSKVLLEEITGERKKPSEVDPTLTQQEEEVLILLVKEFSTKEIADKLCLSPRTVEKYRQNIMDKLHIHTSFGLAKYAIKKGLIIV from the coding sequence GTGAAATTGAGAACGAGCCAAAATACAACAACACACGCGAACCTGCAACTTGGCAACGTGCAAATCTTTTCTTACCTTCTTGCCGAACTATTGAGAAAACTTATGGAGTTTACTGCAGAAAAAATTCGTGTGCTTATTGTTGATGATCACCCGATGGTAATTGCCGGTATTAAAACCTTTCTTGCCGAGTATCCCCAGATACAGGTAATCGGTGAATCAATCAACGGCAAAGAAGCAATCGAACGGGCAAAAACCATGCTTCCCGATATCATCCTTATGGATATCAGCATGCCGGTTATGAACGGACTGGAAGCGACAAAAATCATCAACAAAAATCTCCCGACAATTGATGTCATCATCCTCACGATGCACGACGATAAGGAATACATCCGGCAGATATTCCAATGCGGAGCGAAAGGGTACGTTCTGAAAAACGCGCCCCAGAGCGATATACTAAAAGCCATCGAATCCGTCTTCAGAGGAGATGCCTTTTTTAGCCCCGAGGTATCAAAAGTACTGTTAGAGGAAATAACAGGTGAACGGAAAAAACCCTCGGAGGTAGACCCAACACTGACACAACAGGAAGAGGAAGTGTTGATACTCCTTGTCAAGGAATTCAGTACAAAAGAGATTGCCGACAAACTTTGTTTAAGCCCCAGAACGGTCGAAAAATACAGGCAGAACATCATGGACAAATTACATATTCATACCAGCTTCGGATTAGCAAAATACGCAATCAAAAAAGGCCTCATTATAGTGTAA
- a CDS encoding TIGR01777 family protein — translation MNIVIAGGTGFIGTALVESFIQSQHHVTLLSRSKHVQKHYLPSVVLKQWDGVTVGQWKDCINNSDAVINLSGELIAGKRWTANQKKNILESRINSTRVLVQAIKEAEQKPKVFVSASAVGYYGNVEQGEVTETHPKGNGFLADVCAVWESESQKATGFGVRVVNPRIGVVVANDGGALPKLLMPFKFGVGGWLGSGKQWFPWIHRYDVVNGMLFAMENEQINGAVNFAAPESVTMKQFCQQLGNVLRRPCWAPVPSSILKLALGEMSEMLLTGQNVVPAKLLDTGYRFHYPTLEHSLQSIFQEQ, via the coding sequence ATGAATATCGTTATTGCAGGCGGAACAGGATTTATCGGAACGGCTCTGGTTGAATCCTTCATTCAATCTCAGCATCATGTAACGCTTTTATCTCGTAGTAAGCATGTGCAAAAACATTACCTGCCTTCTGTTGTTCTAAAACAATGGGATGGAGTAACGGTTGGTCAATGGAAAGATTGCATTAACAACTCCGACGCTGTCATTAATCTCTCCGGAGAACTTATCGCCGGGAAACGATGGACAGCAAACCAAAAGAAGAACATTCTTGAAAGCAGAATTAATTCTACGCGGGTGTTGGTTCAAGCGATAAAGGAAGCAGAACAGAAACCCAAGGTTTTTGTCAGTGCATCGGCAGTTGGTTACTACGGAAACGTGGAGCAGGGAGAGGTGACAGAAACACATCCAAAAGGAAATGGATTTCTTGCCGATGTTTGCGCAGTGTGGGAATCAGAATCTCAGAAAGCAACCGGGTTTGGAGTTCGTGTTGTCAATCCGCGAATCGGCGTTGTAGTAGCGAACGATGGTGGTGCGTTGCCGAAATTGCTGATGCCGTTCAAGTTCGGAGTTGGCGGTTGGCTCGGAAGCGGCAAGCAATGGTTTCCGTGGATTCACCGGTATGATGTTGTGAATGGAATGTTGTTCGCTATGGAAAATGAACAAATAAACGGGGCTGTGAACTTTGCCGCACCGGAATCTGTCACGATGAAACAATTCTGTCAACAACTTGGCAATGTCCTTCGACGACCATGTTGGGCGCCCGTCCCATCAAGCATACTTAAACTTGCGCTAGGTGAAATGTCGGAGATGTTGTTAACGGGACAGAATGTCGTTCCCGCAAAATTGTTGGACACCGGCTATCGTTTTCATTACCCTACATTGGAACACTCTTTACAATCAATTTTTCAAGAACAATAA